AGTATTCTGAGCGATTCAAACATTGCCCAAGGAATGGGTGCTTTTTCAGATGTTCCTTGAACTTCGATAAGTTCACCTTGAGCTGAAACAACAAAATTAAAATCTGCTTCAGCTGAACTATCTTCGATATATGAAAGATCTGCACATGCAATTCCTTTGACAAGTCCAACTGAAATTGCAGCAATTCGAGTTTTCAGAATACTTTTGGCAATAATGCCTCGAGCAATCCATCGCCCAATAGCAATTTCGAGTGCAAGGCTTGCGGCAGTAATTGATGCAACTCTTGTTCCTCCATCTGCTTGTAAAACATCGCAATCAATAACAATTGTGCGTTCTCCAAGAGGGGTCAGATCAATCGTGGCACGTAAACAGCGTCCAATTAAGCGAGAAATTTCCACATTTCGAGGATTTTGTTTTCCTTGTAAAGACTCACGCATAGTACGTTGATGTGTTGCAGATGGAAGCATTGCATATTCTGCAGACAGCCAACCAACTCGTTGGCCTTTTAGAAAAGGAGGTACTCCTTGCTGTAGCGTTACCGATACAAGGACTTTTGTTTGTCCAAGCTCGAAAAAAACAGATGCATCGGCATAACCAAGGGTGTCATATGAAATTGTAATATGCCGAATTTCATGTCCAGCTCGACCGTCAGGTCGTTGCTTCGTTTCCATGCAAGGAGACCTTTAATTGATGGTTTAAGAACGAGGAGGGTTTTCAAGTTCAGGTGCAACAAGACGAATTCGACCGGAGTCTTTGTCATAAGCTGTTACTTTAACCGTGAGCTTGTCTCCAAGTCTGTAGTTTCTTTCAATATCGTGTTGTGCGCTTTTTGCAATAGTGGAGATATGAACAAGTCCATCTCGACCAGGAGCAACTTCAACGAAGATGCCAAATTCGGTAAATCGACGAATTGTTCCGTTAAAAACAGATCCAACTTCAAGATCTCCAACAAGTGCTTTAATCCAAGCTTCAGCTTCAAGCGAAGCTGCCTGATCACGAGAGAAAATCTTAACGGTGCCATCATCTTCAATATCAATCTGGGCGCCTGTTTTTGCAACAATTTCTTTAATGGTTTTGCCACCGGGTCCGATAAGCAATCCAATTTTATCAGTATCAATTTTAACACTGGTAATCCGAGGAGCAAGCGCTGAAAGTTCAGATCGAGGAGCTGTTAATGTCTTACGCATTTCCTCTAAAATAAACAATCTACCAACGCGAGCTTGTTCGAGTGCTTTTACTAATACTTCTCGAGGAAGACCTACTTTGTCTTTGATGTCGAGCTGAAAACTCATGATACCGTCAGTTGTTCCTGTTACTTTGAAGTCCATAAGACCAAAAGCGTCTTCAAATCCAAGAATATCAGTTAACACATGAAATGCACCAGATGAGTCGCGCATAAGCCCCATTGCGGTACCGCTGACCATCGCTTTAATAGGGATTCCAGCATCCATAAGTGCTAATGTTGTAGCGCAGACTGTTGCCATTGATGATGAGCCATTTGATTCTAACACATCAGAAACGGAACGAATGGTGTATGGAAATTTCTCTTGAGAAGGAAGAACATTATAAAATGAAGTTTCAGCGAGGTATCCATGTCCAATTTCACGACGACCTGTTCCTCTCATTGGCTTAACCTCACCGGTTGCAAATGGTGGGAAATTATAGTGCAGCATGAATGAACGTTCTTTTGCGCCACCAATCAGGGATTCGTATTTTTGAGCATCTTGTCCAGAGCCAAGTGTTAAGCTTGCAAGTGCCTGAGTTTCACCACGTTGAAAAAGAGCTGAGCCATGAACACAAGGCAAGGTGCTTGTTTCTGAATAGATTGGTCTAATTTCATCAAAGCGACGACCATCAACACGCTTTTGAGTTTTTGCCATTAAATCTGGCATATGTTTTGCAAGAATTGACTCAAAAACCGTATTGAGGACAGTGGTTGTTACATTTCCAGCTTCAATATCGGCTGCAAAATGCGCTTTGATCATATCTTCTACTTTGTCCATAGCGGCGCTACGGCTATCTTTAGTAGGTGCAAACAATGTTTGTGCAACATCAAGCGTAAATACTTCACGCACCTTTTGAGTCCAAGATTCAAAATCTATTTTTGAAGGAACTGTTGATTTCTCGATTCCAAGTTCGGCTTGAATCTCAAGTTGCCAAGTGATTTGCTCCTGGTTAAGTTCGTGTGCTTGAAGCAAAAGATCGATGAGTTCATTTTCAGAAGCATTATTGCAATGTCCTTCGACCATACAAATACCACTTTGAGTACTTGCAACAACAATATTGCTATCAGATTTTTCTTGTTCTTCGTAAGAAAGATTAAATTTCCATGCTCCATCTACTTTCCCAATTTGCACAGCTCCAATAGGGCCCAAAAACGGGATATTGGAAATGGTAAGTGCAAGCGAAGATCCAATTAAGCTGAGAATATTTGTTGGAAATTTTCCATCAGAAGAGTAAACCGTCGAAACAATCTGGACTTCATTGTAAAAATCATGAGGGAAAAGTGGTCTGATTGGTCGATCAATTAAGCGAGATGCAAGAACTTCGGTGTCAGAAAGCTTGCCTTCGCGCTTAAAAAAGCCGCCAGGAAATTTTCCAGCTGCTGATGTTCTTTCACGATACTCAACAGTAAGGGGTAAAAAACCTGCAAATTCCTTAGGTTCTTTCGATGCTACTGCTGTTGCAAGGACGATGTTGTTCCCACATCGAATCCATGCTGAGCCATCTGCTTGACGAGCAAACTTGTTTACTTCAACTTCGAGATTGAATTTAGGTAAGTGAAATTTTTTTTGCATGGCTTCCTTTTGAATAAAGAACGTATTTCGACAAGTTTGCACAGTATGAACTCACAGTTCTTACATCAATCCTTCACTCTTCAGAGACGCTAACAACTTGTCGTGAACCGGTAAGTCTGTTCTTTTTAAGTAA
The Candidatus Dependentiae bacterium genome window above contains:
- the pnp gene encoding polyribonucleotide nucleotidyltransferase, giving the protein MQKKFHLPKFNLEVEVNKFARQADGSAWIRCGNNIVLATAVASKEPKEFAGFLPLTVEYRERTSAAGKFPGGFFKREGKLSDTEVLASRLIDRPIRPLFPHDFYNEVQIVSTVYSSDGKFPTNILSLIGSSLALTISNIPFLGPIGAVQIGKVDGAWKFNLSYEEQEKSDSNIVVASTQSGICMVEGHCNNASENELIDLLLQAHELNQEQITWQLEIQAELGIEKSTVPSKIDFESWTQKVREVFTLDVAQTLFAPTKDSRSAAMDKVEDMIKAHFAADIEAGNVTTTVLNTVFESILAKHMPDLMAKTQKRVDGRRFDEIRPIYSETSTLPCVHGSALFQRGETQALASLTLGSGQDAQKYESLIGGAKERSFMLHYNFPPFATGEVKPMRGTGRREIGHGYLAETSFYNVLPSQEKFPYTIRSVSDVLESNGSSSMATVCATTLALMDAGIPIKAMVSGTAMGLMRDSSGAFHVLTDILGFEDAFGLMDFKVTGTTDGIMSFQLDIKDKVGLPREVLVKALEQARVGRLFILEEMRKTLTAPRSELSALAPRITSVKIDTDKIGLLIGPGGKTIKEIVAKTGAQIDIEDDGTVKIFSRDQAASLEAEAWIKALVGDLEVGSVFNGTIRRFTEFGIFVEVAPGRDGLVHISTIAKSAQHDIERNYRLGDKLTVKVTAYDKDSGRIRLVAPELENPPRS
- the rph gene encoding ribonuclease PH; translation: METKQRPDGRAGHEIRHITISYDTLGYADASVFFELGQTKVLVSVTLQQGVPPFLKGQRVGWLSAEYAMLPSATHQRTMRESLQGKQNPRNVEISRLIGRCLRATIDLTPLGERTIVIDCDVLQADGGTRVASITAASLALEIAIGRWIARGIIAKSILKTRIAAISVGLVKGIACADLSYIEDSSAEADFNFVVSAQGELIEVQGTSEKAPIPWAMFESLRILAIKGIDDLFSQCNAPTNEQPALIEDHHKKNDVQKARNQAPQVQHRNNNEQKSGLFSLANRFNKPE